A single Musa acuminata AAA Group cultivar baxijiao chromosome BXJ2-1, Cavendish_Baxijiao_AAA, whole genome shotgun sequence DNA region contains:
- the LOC135599012 gene encoding PH, RCC1 and FYVE domains-containing protein 1-like isoform X3 yields MHTKGASSDGIRISTSSVPSTSSHGSAPEDFDASGDVYVWGEVISDISARVSADRNSNPSSARTDVLLPKSLESNLVLDIHHVACGVRHAALVTRQGELFTWGEESGGRLGHGVAADTVNPRLVESLSASNVDFVACGEFHTCAVTMSGELYTWGDGSYNAGLLGHGTDVCHWMPKRVSGILEGLQVSYVSCGVWHTALITTTGQLFSFGDGTFGVLGHGNRESLLHPREVESLTGLKTMAVSCGVWHTAAVVEVIVTQSSASSGKLFTWGDGDKHRLGHGDKEPQLEPTCVSSLIDFNFHKLACGHSLTVGLTTSGHVFTMGSTVYGQLGNPHSDGRLPCMVEDKLLGESVVEVASGSYHVAVLTARGEVYTWGRGANGRLGHGDLEDRKTPKMVEALKDRHVKHISCGSSFTAAICQHKWVSGTEQSQCSACRQAFGFTRKKHNCYNCGLVHCHQCSSRKALRAALSPNPGKPYRVCDTCYVKLTNSFDSGGFISKKIMKPRISGESKDRLDRLDTSLSKALPSSNLDLVNNFDSKVSIEGKNSNSLSVTQSPQVPSVLQLKSIAFNASTDVHQAVPRPAVKSTNRSRAVSPFSRKPSPPRSTTPTPTMAGLSFSKSFSDNLKKTNDILNQELLRFHSEVDNLRQRCERLEFQLEKSEKKAQEATTLAMEESAKSKAAKEVIKSLTAQLKEMAKRLPQGVYDTDPIKLMHLSNGSTDSHAIQQSDSSFGNLSSNGTSDCLDSNAPGFHSSSKDELSEQNHAARGTSGTTKNSTYFWNHAVTCSNYLEDLSNVEHNGNGEMPVTITRSEDLDSPNSDSNQVEAEWIEQFEPGVYITLIALRDGTRELKRVRFSRRRFGEQQAEAWWSENAERVHDKYKFRGLNSTL; encoded by the exons ATGCACACTAAAGGAGCTTCTTCAGATGGAATTAGAATTAGCACTTCTAGTGTTCCTAGTACATCCAGTCATGGTTCTGCACCGGAGGACTTTGATGCTTCCGGCGATGTCTATGTTTGGGGTGAAGTCATCTCTGATATTTCTGCCAGAGTTAGTGCTGATAGAAATAGTAATCCTTCTAGTGCAAGGACAGATGTCCTCCTACCAAAATCCCTGGAGTCCAATTTAGTGTTGGACATTCATCATGTGGCCTGTGGAGTGAGGCATGCTGCCCTTGTTACCAGACAGGGAGAATTATTCACTTGGGGTGAAGAATCTGGCGGACGCCTTGGTCATGGAGTTGCTGCTGATACTGTTAACCCTCGCCTTGTGGAATCATTATCAGCTTCTAATGTTGATTTTGTCGCTTGTGGGGAGTTCCATACCTGCGCTGTTACCATGTCTGGTGAACTCTATACTTGGGGAGATGGCTCCTATAATGCTGGTCTTCTTGGTCATGGTACGGATGTGTGTCACTGGATGCCCAAAAGAGTGTCAGGAATACTGGAAGGTCTTCAAGTTTCTTATGTTTCTTGTGGTGTATGGCATACAGCTTTAATTACTACAACAGGGCAGTTATTCTCATTCGGCGATGGAACATTTGGTGTCTTAGGCCATGGAAATCGAGAAAGCCTTTTACACCCCAGGGAAGTAGAATCACTTACGGGATTGAAGACAATGGCTGTCTCATGTGGGGTGTGGCATACTGCAGCTGTGGTAGAAGTTATCGTGACACAATCCAGTGCATCATCTGGAAAATTATTCACTTGGGGTGATGGAGACAAGCATCGCCTTGGCCATGGTGATAAAGAACCCCAGCTTGAGCCTACCTGTGTATCATCATTGATTGATTTCAATTTTCACAAATTGGCTTGTGGTCATAGTCTTACAGTTGGCCTAACCACTTCAGGACATGTTTTTACCATGGGAAGTACAGTATATGGTCAGCTTGGTAATCCCCATTCTGACGGAAGGCTTCCATGCATGGTAGAAGATAAGCTCCTTGGTGAATCTGTTGTAGAGGTTGCTTCTGGTTCATATCATGTTGCAGTCTTGACAGCCAGAGGTGAAGTTTACACATGGGGAAGAGGAGCAAATGGAAGACTGGGCCATGGAGATCTTGAAGATCGTAAAACACCTAAAATGGTTGAAGCTCTGAAGGACAGACATGTCAAACATATCTCCTGTGGCTCAAGCTTCACTGCTGCCATATGTCAGCATAAATGGGTATCAGGTACAGAGCAGTCCCAGTGCTCAGCTTGTAGACAGGCATTCGGATTCACTAGGAAAAAGCACAACTGTTACAATTGTGGGCTTGTACATTGCCATCAGTGCAGTTCAAGAAAGGCTCTGAGAGCAGCATTGTCTCCTAATCCTGGGAAACCATATCGTGTATGTGATACATGCTATGTAAAGTTGACTAATAGTTTTGACTCTGGTGGATTTATTAGCAAGAAAATTATGAAGCCCCGTATATCTGGTGAGAGCAAAGACAGGCTTGATAGACTGGATACAAGCTTATCCAAGGCTTTGCCATCTAGTAATTTAGATCTGGTCAACAATTTCGATAGTAAAGTATccatagaagggaagaattctaACTCCTTGTCCGTGACTCAATCTCCTCAAGTTCCTTCAGTTTTACAGCTGAAAAGCATTGCTTTTAATGCTAGCACAGATGTGCATCAAGCAGTTCCTAGGCCAGCAGTTAAGTCTACAAATCGTTCTAGAGCTGTTTCACCTTTTTCAAGAAAGCCTAGTCCTCCACGCTCTACAACGCCAACTCCCACAATGGCAGGTCTTTCTTTCTCCAAAAGCTTCTCAGATAATCTGAAGAAAACCAATGATATTCTGAATCAAGAACTTCTTAGGTTTCATTCTGAG GTGGATAATCTAAGGCAACGCTGTGAGCGTCTAGAATTTCAGCTGGAGAAATCTGAAAAGAAAGCTCAAGAAGCCACAACACTTGCTATGGAGGAATCTGCGAAGTCCAAAGCCGCGAAAGAAGTTATAAAATCACTGACAGCACAG TTGAAAGAAATGGCAAAGAGGCTTCCTCAAGGAGTCTATGACACTGATCCAATAAAATTGATGCATCTGTCAAATGGTTCTACCGATTCACATGCAATTCAGCAATCTGATTCAAGTTTTGGAAACCTTTCAAGCAATGGCACAAGTGATTGTCTGGATAGCAATGCACCAGGTTTCCATTCATCATCTAAAGATGAATTATCAGAGCAAAACCATGCAGCAAGAGGAACTTCTGGAACGACTAAGAATAGCACATACTTTTGGAATCATGCAGTTACATGCTCCAACTATTTGGAAGATCTTTCAAATGTTGAACACAATGGTAATGGAGAAATGCCAGTAACTATCACCAGATCAGAAGATCTTGACAGCCCCAATTCAGACAGCAATCAAGTAGAGGCTGAGTGGATAGAACAGTTTGAACCTGGTGTATACATAACTCTAATTGCCCTTCGTGATGGAACTAGAGAACTAAAGAGAGTCCGTTTCAG TAGGAGAAGATTTGGAGAGCAGCAAGCAGAAGCATGGTGGTCTGAAAATGCTGAGAGAGTACATGACAAATATAAGTTCCGTGGATTGAACAGTACTTTGTGA
- the LOC135599012 gene encoding PH, RCC1 and FYVE domains-containing protein 1-like isoform X1, whose amino-acid sequence MTAGGPGGSGSAAARRPHSHGMADLIGTGSADRDIDKILVALKKGTQLLKYGRKGKPKFYLFRLSNDESTLIWFSTSGERTLKLASVSRIISGQRTSVFQRYPRPDKDYLSFSLIYNDGKRSLDLICKDKVEVEVWFSGLKTLISAGQYGRPKIDGWSNGLYNDDGREFASDNISNHSIGPTLDTSEDRLTSCGLQKIQSFEYPVYSERSDVSNMHTKGASSDGIRISTSSVPSTSSHGSAPEDFDASGDVYVWGEVISDISARVSADRNSNPSSARTDVLLPKSLESNLVLDIHHVACGVRHAALVTRQGELFTWGEESGGRLGHGVAADTVNPRLVESLSASNVDFVACGEFHTCAVTMSGELYTWGDGSYNAGLLGHGTDVCHWMPKRVSGILEGLQVSYVSCGVWHTALITTTGQLFSFGDGTFGVLGHGNRESLLHPREVESLTGLKTMAVSCGVWHTAAVVEVIVTQSSASSGKLFTWGDGDKHRLGHGDKEPQLEPTCVSSLIDFNFHKLACGHSLTVGLTTSGHVFTMGSTVYGQLGNPHSDGRLPCMVEDKLLGESVVEVASGSYHVAVLTARGEVYTWGRGANGRLGHGDLEDRKTPKMVEALKDRHVKHISCGSSFTAAICQHKWVSGTEQSQCSACRQAFGFTRKKHNCYNCGLVHCHQCSSRKALRAALSPNPGKPYRVCDTCYVKLTNSFDSGGFISKKIMKPRISGESKDRLDRLDTSLSKALPSSNLDLVNNFDSKVSIEGKNSNSLSVTQSPQVPSVLQLKSIAFNASTDVHQAVPRPAVKSTNRSRAVSPFSRKPSPPRSTTPTPTMAGLSFSKSFSDNLKKTNDILNQELLRFHSEVDNLRQRCERLEFQLEKSEKKAQEATTLAMEESAKSKAAKEVIKSLTAQLKEMAKRLPQGVYDTDPIKLMHLSNGSTDSHAIQQSDSSFGNLSSNGTSDCLDSNAPGFHSSSKDELSEQNHAARGTSGTTKNSTYFWNHAVTCSNYLEDLSNVEHNGNGEMPVTITRSEDLDSPNSDSNQVEAEWIEQFEPGVYITLIALRDGTRELKRVRFSRRRFGEQQAEAWWSENAERVHDKYKFRGLNSTL is encoded by the exons ATGACGGCCGGAGGTCCCGGAGGATCGGGTTCAGCGGCGGCGCGGCGACCGCACTCACATGGAATGGCAGATCTCATTGGTACTGGAAGCGCTGACCGGGACATCGACAAG ATACTGGTTGCTTTAAAAAAGGGCACACAATTACTTAAATATGGTCGTAAAGGAAAGCCAAAGTTCTATCTCTTCAGACTATCCAAT GATGAATCAACATTAATTTGGTTTTCTACTAGTGGTGAGAGAACATTGAAGTTGGCCTCTGTTTCAAGGATTATTTCAGGACAAAGAACT TCTGTTTTTCAGCGATATCCACGCCCAGATAAAGATTATCTGTCTTTTTCACTTATTTATAATGATGGCAAAAGGTCTCTTGATCTA ATTTGCAAGGATAAGGTTGAAGTGGAAGTTTGGTTTTCTGGATTAAAGACATTAATTTCTGCAGGACAATATGGACGACCAAAAATAGATGGATGGAGTAATGGCCTCTATAATGAT GATGGCAGAGAATTTGCATCAGATAATATAAGCAATCATTCTATTGGTCCCACCTTAGATACTTCTGAGGACAGACTAACTTCGTGTGGTTTGCAGAAAATCCAATCGTTTGAATATCCAGtatattctgaaagatcagatgtGTCAAATATGCACACTAAAGGAGCTTCTTCAGATGGAATTAGAATTAGCACTTCTAGTGTTCCTAGTACATCCAGTCATGGTTCTGCACCGGAGGACTTTGATGCTTCCGGCGATGTCTATGTTTGGGGTGAAGTCATCTCTGATATTTCTGCCAGAGTTAGTGCTGATAGAAATAGTAATCCTTCTAGTGCAAGGACAGATGTCCTCCTACCAAAATCCCTGGAGTCCAATTTAGTGTTGGACATTCATCATGTGGCCTGTGGAGTGAGGCATGCTGCCCTTGTTACCAGACAGGGAGAATTATTCACTTGGGGTGAAGAATCTGGCGGACGCCTTGGTCATGGAGTTGCTGCTGATACTGTTAACCCTCGCCTTGTGGAATCATTATCAGCTTCTAATGTTGATTTTGTCGCTTGTGGGGAGTTCCATACCTGCGCTGTTACCATGTCTGGTGAACTCTATACTTGGGGAGATGGCTCCTATAATGCTGGTCTTCTTGGTCATGGTACGGATGTGTGTCACTGGATGCCCAAAAGAGTGTCAGGAATACTGGAAGGTCTTCAAGTTTCTTATGTTTCTTGTGGTGTATGGCATACAGCTTTAATTACTACAACAGGGCAGTTATTCTCATTCGGCGATGGAACATTTGGTGTCTTAGGCCATGGAAATCGAGAAAGCCTTTTACACCCCAGGGAAGTAGAATCACTTACGGGATTGAAGACAATGGCTGTCTCATGTGGGGTGTGGCATACTGCAGCTGTGGTAGAAGTTATCGTGACACAATCCAGTGCATCATCTGGAAAATTATTCACTTGGGGTGATGGAGACAAGCATCGCCTTGGCCATGGTGATAAAGAACCCCAGCTTGAGCCTACCTGTGTATCATCATTGATTGATTTCAATTTTCACAAATTGGCTTGTGGTCATAGTCTTACAGTTGGCCTAACCACTTCAGGACATGTTTTTACCATGGGAAGTACAGTATATGGTCAGCTTGGTAATCCCCATTCTGACGGAAGGCTTCCATGCATGGTAGAAGATAAGCTCCTTGGTGAATCTGTTGTAGAGGTTGCTTCTGGTTCATATCATGTTGCAGTCTTGACAGCCAGAGGTGAAGTTTACACATGGGGAAGAGGAGCAAATGGAAGACTGGGCCATGGAGATCTTGAAGATCGTAAAACACCTAAAATGGTTGAAGCTCTGAAGGACAGACATGTCAAACATATCTCCTGTGGCTCAAGCTTCACTGCTGCCATATGTCAGCATAAATGGGTATCAGGTACAGAGCAGTCCCAGTGCTCAGCTTGTAGACAGGCATTCGGATTCACTAGGAAAAAGCACAACTGTTACAATTGTGGGCTTGTACATTGCCATCAGTGCAGTTCAAGAAAGGCTCTGAGAGCAGCATTGTCTCCTAATCCTGGGAAACCATATCGTGTATGTGATACATGCTATGTAAAGTTGACTAATAGTTTTGACTCTGGTGGATTTATTAGCAAGAAAATTATGAAGCCCCGTATATCTGGTGAGAGCAAAGACAGGCTTGATAGACTGGATACAAGCTTATCCAAGGCTTTGCCATCTAGTAATTTAGATCTGGTCAACAATTTCGATAGTAAAGTATccatagaagggaagaattctaACTCCTTGTCCGTGACTCAATCTCCTCAAGTTCCTTCAGTTTTACAGCTGAAAAGCATTGCTTTTAATGCTAGCACAGATGTGCATCAAGCAGTTCCTAGGCCAGCAGTTAAGTCTACAAATCGTTCTAGAGCTGTTTCACCTTTTTCAAGAAAGCCTAGTCCTCCACGCTCTACAACGCCAACTCCCACAATGGCAGGTCTTTCTTTCTCCAAAAGCTTCTCAGATAATCTGAAGAAAACCAATGATATTCTGAATCAAGAACTTCTTAGGTTTCATTCTGAG GTGGATAATCTAAGGCAACGCTGTGAGCGTCTAGAATTTCAGCTGGAGAAATCTGAAAAGAAAGCTCAAGAAGCCACAACACTTGCTATGGAGGAATCTGCGAAGTCCAAAGCCGCGAAAGAAGTTATAAAATCACTGACAGCACAG TTGAAAGAAATGGCAAAGAGGCTTCCTCAAGGAGTCTATGACACTGATCCAATAAAATTGATGCATCTGTCAAATGGTTCTACCGATTCACATGCAATTCAGCAATCTGATTCAAGTTTTGGAAACCTTTCAAGCAATGGCACAAGTGATTGTCTGGATAGCAATGCACCAGGTTTCCATTCATCATCTAAAGATGAATTATCAGAGCAAAACCATGCAGCAAGAGGAACTTCTGGAACGACTAAGAATAGCACATACTTTTGGAATCATGCAGTTACATGCTCCAACTATTTGGAAGATCTTTCAAATGTTGAACACAATGGTAATGGAGAAATGCCAGTAACTATCACCAGATCAGAAGATCTTGACAGCCCCAATTCAGACAGCAATCAAGTAGAGGCTGAGTGGATAGAACAGTTTGAACCTGGTGTATACATAACTCTAATTGCCCTTCGTGATGGAACTAGAGAACTAAAGAGAGTCCGTTTCAG TAGGAGAAGATTTGGAGAGCAGCAAGCAGAAGCATGGTGGTCTGAAAATGCTGAGAGAGTACATGACAAATATAAGTTCCGTGGATTGAACAGTACTTTGTGA
- the LOC135599012 gene encoding PH, RCC1 and FYVE domains-containing protein 1-like isoform X2, with amino-acid sequence MTAGGPGGSGSAAARRPHSHGMADLIGTGSADRDIDKILVALKKGTQLLKYGRKGKPKFYLFRLSNDESTLIWFSTSGERTLKLASVSRIISGQRTSVFQRYPRPDKDYLSFSLIYNDGKRSLDLICKDKVEVEVWFSGLKTLISAGQYGRPKIDGWSNGLYNDKIQSFEYPVYSERSDVSNMHTKGASSDGIRISTSSVPSTSSHGSAPEDFDASGDVYVWGEVISDISARVSADRNSNPSSARTDVLLPKSLESNLVLDIHHVACGVRHAALVTRQGELFTWGEESGGRLGHGVAADTVNPRLVESLSASNVDFVACGEFHTCAVTMSGELYTWGDGSYNAGLLGHGTDVCHWMPKRVSGILEGLQVSYVSCGVWHTALITTTGQLFSFGDGTFGVLGHGNRESLLHPREVESLTGLKTMAVSCGVWHTAAVVEVIVTQSSASSGKLFTWGDGDKHRLGHGDKEPQLEPTCVSSLIDFNFHKLACGHSLTVGLTTSGHVFTMGSTVYGQLGNPHSDGRLPCMVEDKLLGESVVEVASGSYHVAVLTARGEVYTWGRGANGRLGHGDLEDRKTPKMVEALKDRHVKHISCGSSFTAAICQHKWVSGTEQSQCSACRQAFGFTRKKHNCYNCGLVHCHQCSSRKALRAALSPNPGKPYRVCDTCYVKLTNSFDSGGFISKKIMKPRISGESKDRLDRLDTSLSKALPSSNLDLVNNFDSKVSIEGKNSNSLSVTQSPQVPSVLQLKSIAFNASTDVHQAVPRPAVKSTNRSRAVSPFSRKPSPPRSTTPTPTMAGLSFSKSFSDNLKKTNDILNQELLRFHSEVDNLRQRCERLEFQLEKSEKKAQEATTLAMEESAKSKAAKEVIKSLTAQLKEMAKRLPQGVYDTDPIKLMHLSNGSTDSHAIQQSDSSFGNLSSNGTSDCLDSNAPGFHSSSKDELSEQNHAARGTSGTTKNSTYFWNHAVTCSNYLEDLSNVEHNGNGEMPVTITRSEDLDSPNSDSNQVEAEWIEQFEPGVYITLIALRDGTRELKRVRFSRRRFGEQQAEAWWSENAERVHDKYKFRGLNSTL; translated from the exons ATGACGGCCGGAGGTCCCGGAGGATCGGGTTCAGCGGCGGCGCGGCGACCGCACTCACATGGAATGGCAGATCTCATTGGTACTGGAAGCGCTGACCGGGACATCGACAAG ATACTGGTTGCTTTAAAAAAGGGCACACAATTACTTAAATATGGTCGTAAAGGAAAGCCAAAGTTCTATCTCTTCAGACTATCCAAT GATGAATCAACATTAATTTGGTTTTCTACTAGTGGTGAGAGAACATTGAAGTTGGCCTCTGTTTCAAGGATTATTTCAGGACAAAGAACT TCTGTTTTTCAGCGATATCCACGCCCAGATAAAGATTATCTGTCTTTTTCACTTATTTATAATGATGGCAAAAGGTCTCTTGATCTA ATTTGCAAGGATAAGGTTGAAGTGGAAGTTTGGTTTTCTGGATTAAAGACATTAATTTCTGCAGGACAATATGGACGACCAAAAATAGATGGATGGAGTAATGGCCTCTATAATGAT AAAATCCAATCGTTTGAATATCCAGtatattctgaaagatcagatgtGTCAAATATGCACACTAAAGGAGCTTCTTCAGATGGAATTAGAATTAGCACTTCTAGTGTTCCTAGTACATCCAGTCATGGTTCTGCACCGGAGGACTTTGATGCTTCCGGCGATGTCTATGTTTGGGGTGAAGTCATCTCTGATATTTCTGCCAGAGTTAGTGCTGATAGAAATAGTAATCCTTCTAGTGCAAGGACAGATGTCCTCCTACCAAAATCCCTGGAGTCCAATTTAGTGTTGGACATTCATCATGTGGCCTGTGGAGTGAGGCATGCTGCCCTTGTTACCAGACAGGGAGAATTATTCACTTGGGGTGAAGAATCTGGCGGACGCCTTGGTCATGGAGTTGCTGCTGATACTGTTAACCCTCGCCTTGTGGAATCATTATCAGCTTCTAATGTTGATTTTGTCGCTTGTGGGGAGTTCCATACCTGCGCTGTTACCATGTCTGGTGAACTCTATACTTGGGGAGATGGCTCCTATAATGCTGGTCTTCTTGGTCATGGTACGGATGTGTGTCACTGGATGCCCAAAAGAGTGTCAGGAATACTGGAAGGTCTTCAAGTTTCTTATGTTTCTTGTGGTGTATGGCATACAGCTTTAATTACTACAACAGGGCAGTTATTCTCATTCGGCGATGGAACATTTGGTGTCTTAGGCCATGGAAATCGAGAAAGCCTTTTACACCCCAGGGAAGTAGAATCACTTACGGGATTGAAGACAATGGCTGTCTCATGTGGGGTGTGGCATACTGCAGCTGTGGTAGAAGTTATCGTGACACAATCCAGTGCATCATCTGGAAAATTATTCACTTGGGGTGATGGAGACAAGCATCGCCTTGGCCATGGTGATAAAGAACCCCAGCTTGAGCCTACCTGTGTATCATCATTGATTGATTTCAATTTTCACAAATTGGCTTGTGGTCATAGTCTTACAGTTGGCCTAACCACTTCAGGACATGTTTTTACCATGGGAAGTACAGTATATGGTCAGCTTGGTAATCCCCATTCTGACGGAAGGCTTCCATGCATGGTAGAAGATAAGCTCCTTGGTGAATCTGTTGTAGAGGTTGCTTCTGGTTCATATCATGTTGCAGTCTTGACAGCCAGAGGTGAAGTTTACACATGGGGAAGAGGAGCAAATGGAAGACTGGGCCATGGAGATCTTGAAGATCGTAAAACACCTAAAATGGTTGAAGCTCTGAAGGACAGACATGTCAAACATATCTCCTGTGGCTCAAGCTTCACTGCTGCCATATGTCAGCATAAATGGGTATCAGGTACAGAGCAGTCCCAGTGCTCAGCTTGTAGACAGGCATTCGGATTCACTAGGAAAAAGCACAACTGTTACAATTGTGGGCTTGTACATTGCCATCAGTGCAGTTCAAGAAAGGCTCTGAGAGCAGCATTGTCTCCTAATCCTGGGAAACCATATCGTGTATGTGATACATGCTATGTAAAGTTGACTAATAGTTTTGACTCTGGTGGATTTATTAGCAAGAAAATTATGAAGCCCCGTATATCTGGTGAGAGCAAAGACAGGCTTGATAGACTGGATACAAGCTTATCCAAGGCTTTGCCATCTAGTAATTTAGATCTGGTCAACAATTTCGATAGTAAAGTATccatagaagggaagaattctaACTCCTTGTCCGTGACTCAATCTCCTCAAGTTCCTTCAGTTTTACAGCTGAAAAGCATTGCTTTTAATGCTAGCACAGATGTGCATCAAGCAGTTCCTAGGCCAGCAGTTAAGTCTACAAATCGTTCTAGAGCTGTTTCACCTTTTTCAAGAAAGCCTAGTCCTCCACGCTCTACAACGCCAACTCCCACAATGGCAGGTCTTTCTTTCTCCAAAAGCTTCTCAGATAATCTGAAGAAAACCAATGATATTCTGAATCAAGAACTTCTTAGGTTTCATTCTGAG GTGGATAATCTAAGGCAACGCTGTGAGCGTCTAGAATTTCAGCTGGAGAAATCTGAAAAGAAAGCTCAAGAAGCCACAACACTTGCTATGGAGGAATCTGCGAAGTCCAAAGCCGCGAAAGAAGTTATAAAATCACTGACAGCACAG TTGAAAGAAATGGCAAAGAGGCTTCCTCAAGGAGTCTATGACACTGATCCAATAAAATTGATGCATCTGTCAAATGGTTCTACCGATTCACATGCAATTCAGCAATCTGATTCAAGTTTTGGAAACCTTTCAAGCAATGGCACAAGTGATTGTCTGGATAGCAATGCACCAGGTTTCCATTCATCATCTAAAGATGAATTATCAGAGCAAAACCATGCAGCAAGAGGAACTTCTGGAACGACTAAGAATAGCACATACTTTTGGAATCATGCAGTTACATGCTCCAACTATTTGGAAGATCTTTCAAATGTTGAACACAATGGTAATGGAGAAATGCCAGTAACTATCACCAGATCAGAAGATCTTGACAGCCCCAATTCAGACAGCAATCAAGTAGAGGCTGAGTGGATAGAACAGTTTGAACCTGGTGTATACATAACTCTAATTGCCCTTCGTGATGGAACTAGAGAACTAAAGAGAGTCCGTTTCAG TAGGAGAAGATTTGGAGAGCAGCAAGCAGAAGCATGGTGGTCTGAAAATGCTGAGAGAGTACATGACAAATATAAGTTCCGTGGATTGAACAGTACTTTGTGA